A genome region from Brooklawnia propionicigenes includes the following:
- the ispG gene encoding flavodoxin-dependent (E)-4-hydroxy-3-methylbut-2-enyl-diphosphate synthase, with product MSINLGTPPTKPMVLAPRRPTRKIKVGTTYIGGDAPIAVQSMTTTLTSNINATLQQIAELTAAGCDIVRVAVPSQDDADALPAIAAKSKIPVVADIHFQPRYVFAAIEAGCAKVRVNPGNIKAFDDKIADIARAATDHGTSIRIGVNAGSLDQRLRPMYEADPAGALVQSALNEAALFEEVGFFDFAISVKHHDPVIMVDAYRRLSQACDYPLHLGVTEAGPAFQGTIKSATAFGALLAEGIGDTIRVSLSAPPVEEVKVGIKILESLNLRPRQFEIVSCPSCGRAQVDVYKLANDVTEGLKEITAPIRVAVMGCVVNGPGEAREADLGVASGNGRGQIFVHGEVIATVPEDEIVQTLIAEANRIAAEITESGSPEVLVS from the coding sequence ATGTCCATCAATCTGGGAACTCCGCCGACCAAGCCCATGGTGCTCGCGCCGCGGCGTCCGACCCGCAAGATCAAGGTCGGCACGACATACATCGGGGGAGATGCCCCGATCGCTGTTCAGTCGATGACCACGACGCTCACCTCCAACATCAACGCCACCCTGCAGCAGATCGCCGAGCTCACGGCAGCCGGTTGCGACATCGTGCGCGTGGCTGTGCCGAGCCAAGACGATGCGGACGCGTTGCCCGCGATCGCGGCCAAATCGAAGATCCCGGTGGTGGCCGATATCCACTTCCAGCCGCGCTACGTCTTCGCCGCCATCGAAGCCGGTTGCGCGAAGGTGCGGGTCAATCCGGGCAACATCAAGGCGTTCGACGACAAGATCGCCGACATCGCCCGGGCGGCCACCGACCACGGCACCTCGATCCGCATCGGCGTGAACGCCGGTTCGCTCGACCAGCGGCTGCGTCCCATGTACGAGGCCGATCCGGCCGGCGCGCTGGTGCAGTCCGCGCTCAACGAGGCGGCCCTGTTCGAGGAGGTCGGTTTCTTCGACTTCGCGATCTCGGTCAAACACCACGATCCCGTCATCATGGTGGACGCCTATCGCCGCCTGTCACAGGCCTGCGACTATCCGCTGCATCTCGGCGTGACCGAGGCAGGCCCGGCCTTCCAGGGCACCATCAAGTCGGCGACCGCGTTCGGTGCCCTGCTCGCCGAGGGCATCGGCGACACCATCCGGGTGTCCTTGTCGGCACCCCCGGTCGAAGAGGTCAAGGTCGGCATCAAGATCCTTGAATCGCTGAATCTGCGGCCACGACAGTTCGAGATCGTCAGCTGCCCCAGCTGCGGACGCGCTCAGGTCGATGTCTACAAGCTGGCCAACGACGTCACCGAGGGCCTCAAGGAGATCACCGCTCCGATCCGAGTCGCGGTGATGGGCTGTGTGGTCAACGGCCCGGGGGAGGCTCGCGAAGCCGACCTGGGGGTCGCATCCGGAAACGGGCGCGGCCAGATCTTCGTCCACGGCGAGGTCATCGCTACCGTGCCCGAGGACGAGATCGTGCAGACCTTGATCGCCGAGGCCAACCGGATCGCCGCAGAGATCACCGAGTCGGGCTCGCCCGAAGTCCTGGTCAGCTGA